Genomic DNA from Gimesia aquarii:
AGAGAATCCTCGCAGATCACAAAATAAAACCGCTGTGTCGGTTTCTGTTGGTTCCAGAGTGTGTTTGGCGTCATCTTTGGAAACCATTTTGATGATGGCGGGTGAAAAGAACTGCTGAATCCCGGAAAACCGGTCTTCCAGCTCATGTACCCGACGAATCGCAGACAGCATTTGGGCCACCAGCTCAACCAGGTTCAAGTCGTCCTGTAAGTCATCCGTCGATAAATATGCCTTAGAAGGTGATTCTTCACCAAAACGACCACAGGTATAAAGACACCACTTCTTATTTGCATCCGTTTTTACCGGCGTACAAAAAGCCCACCGTCCATTTGCCAGTGGTGCTCCCGTTCGGTTCTTCTCCACCTCGATTGCTGTTTCATTTTTCTTCAAGACATCACGTACTAAGGACCTGACAATCGACACACGCCTGAACCCCGGAACCGGCTGCTCCCAATGCACAACACTCCATTTCTTTTCACCGTCGCTCTCGATGATTGCCACGACATCTGCATGGTTCATCACATCTTTGAGTATTTGAGCCGCTTGACTAGCCAGATTATCTTTGTCCTTGCAAAGCCATAATGTTGGCACTAATTTGGAAACGGCCTCGATTCTAAAATCAGTCGTACGCAAGCTGAATTCTGTTAAGATATCGGAATCAGTATCCAGGTCATCCAGGATTTGTAATATCCCTGAGTTCGGCGTTCGATCGACCGATTGGAATTCTGTCGCGCCAATTTGAAATTTCTCTCCGACCGATACACTCAACTCACTGTAATACTGATTGTCGAACCAGATTTGATTCCTGACACTGGGAAAACAGCGAATATTGAGGCGTCTCTGATGCCGTTCGAATTCTGCATGCATCCGTGAAATGGTGGAATCCCAGGGAACTGCGAAGTCGTTCTCCGCACTTCGACCTAACAACAATGTCTTCGAGTCAGGAATATCCCATTCAATCTTTTCACCTGGTCTTGAGCCTGTTGCAATAAGATGCATCATTGTTGAGTTCCGTTTTGTCATTGAATTTCAGATGTGATCCAATATGGGATTGACTTTGATTATCTCTACCTTTTTGATAGAGATATGATCACAAAGCCTAGTATTCAAAACGCATTTTTTGATGAATGGCAACACCCCTTTCTTTAAATAGTCGTGTTTTTTTCTAACAAAAAAGTCAATTTTTCGAGTAGTAAACGGTGATCATCCACCGTTACTTATATGTATGTTGTAAATTTTCCTTTCGATTTACATGTACTCGGCAGGTCGTACAATCCGGCAGTTCTTTGGCGAAAACAGACCACGATAATTGACAAAATTGCTATATCCCTTCTCCTATTTCAGACATAGAAAGTTTCTATAATGAACTGCACTTCATGCAGAATTCGTCGACTCAAACCAATCAATTGTCTGTTTTTGATGATGTTTGTTTGCCTGCTCCTGCAAATTGTTGTATCCACTTTCTCAGAAGAGATGTACGCAACGGAATCAGTGGCCGCAGCAAATGCGGAGAGCAAACAGGCAAAGCCCCAGAAAATCATGGGAGTCACCAATGCAGACTGCAAGAAGTGTCACCCCTCTGAAGTGGCAACCTGGATGAAAACAGTGCATGCGCAATCGCCCGATATGCGGCTCTATAAGTTTGAGGGCAATACAAAGAAGTATGCAACCGCCATGGGAATCACAAGTGCCAGCTTGCTGGCGGATTCCATGTGTGCCGACTGTCACGCCACAAAGGCAGTACGAGACGGTAAGGTGAAAGTCATCTCGGGTGTCTCATGTGAATCATGCCATGGCGCCGCGGGGGGGAATGACGGCTGGCTGAATCGTCATCAGTCTTATCATGCCAGCATGCCGATCCCGCGGGCTGAAGAAACTGCAGAACATCGGGAAGCACGTCTCAAACACTGTGATGAAGCGGGGATGATCCGTTCTTCCAATCTCTATGGTTTATCAAAGGCTTGCATGAAGTGTCATATCATTGGTAATGAGAAGTTAATCGCCGCGGGACACAAATCGGCGAGTGCCTTTGATTTTGCTTCCTGGTCGAGTGGAGAATTGAAACACAACTTTCTGGTTGATAAAACAAAGAACGCAGATGCCCCCACACTCTGGATGGAACGCACCGGCGGAACGGCCGAGAATCGCAAACGGGTCAAATTTGTCGTCGGCACACTGACTCAATTAGAGGCAGCACTGCGTCAACGTGCAGATGCAACGAATCCAGCTGTCATCCCTCAAATTGCTGGTACTGCAGCAGCCGCGAATGCCAAGCTTTCACAAATCAACGCCTTTGCTCCTACACCTGAAGTTCAAAAGGTGACCACGCTGATTACCCCCATTCTGGGAACGCTTTTTGTTCCTCAGCCAAGCGATAAGACAACATATAGCCAGGCAGCAGATCAAGTCGCAGAGCAAGCGAAACTGTTCGCTAAAAATCACAATGGTGCAAAACTGGCTGGACTGGACACAATGATTAACCAATTACCACCACACTTTTCCCAACAATACAAAGAAAAATATCTCAAAAACTAAACCGTCTTTCATTTATCAAGTCACAAACAAGCGCTTACTCTATGTCAGACCCATCCATTTCACGACCACGTCGCTGGGATAAACCCTTCTCACTTGAAGTGGGGAGTGAAGGTGAGATGACTGATGAAATTGTTGATTCGCTTCTGCAATCGCCTCCCTTTTCTCAAATAAATCCTGAAGGTTTTAAAAAATCGTTACCACTTCGTGAAATCATGAAGAATGATTCTCGAATCGTAGGGTATGATGATGGCGATATCATCGTGCGTCGAGGTGACTGGGGAAACTCCGCCTTTTTCGTGCTTTCGGGAACAGTTCGTGTCGATCTGGAACGGAAACAGACATCGTTACCAGATGAAATACTGGGACGTCGCGTCAGCAAGGTAAAAACGTTTTTTGAATCGATTGCTCAACTTTGGAAAAATAACAAACATCCTGAAGTTCGAGAAATTGCTTCAGTTGGTAACAAACCGACGTTCAACACACGTATCTCGCATGGAAAGACTCGAATTTATCTTCAGGAAGTTTCAGCGGTACTCGACAAATACCGGACTGCAAAACTTGAAACAGGCCACTGGTTTGGAGAACTGGCTGCCTTGGGACGAACCAGCCGTGTTGCAACGGTTTTCTCGGAAGGCGTGTCGCAACTTCTCGAAATCCGTTGGCAGGGAATTCGCGATATCCTACGGCATGATCGAAACGGGAGCCTGAAGCAGTATATTGAAGACGTTTTTCGAGAACGCGCTCTCGCTGCATTTTTGCGAACTGATCCTCTGTTTCACGACTGTGAACCTGAATTACTGCAACGGATCGTGGATCAAGTCGAATTTCATTCTTACGGCAACTACGACTCTCACAAGCCATTTAAGGAATTAATAAAAGACGGCGATAACAATACTGATGCGGGAGAACCGGTCATCATTCAAGAAGGGGATTACCCGAACGGCATCGTGATGATTCGCAGTGGCCTGGCAAGAATCAGCAAGCGTCATTACAACGGACGACGTACAGTCGGCTATTTGTCACCCGGCCAGATCTTTGGATTAGACGAAATTCAAGCAGAACTTGAGTCTCTCACTCCGGTAGCCAGTCGCACTCGACTCAGTGCCATCGGCCATTTAAATGCAGTACTCGTTCCCACTCCGCTGGTTGAAGAGATTCTCTTAGATAAGGAGTCTCCTCAAAATATTCAATCAAACAAAATCCCTGACACTGTCCGCACGGCAGACAGTCATACGGTCAAATTAAATGATGACATCCTTCTTAGCCAGCTCGTTGATCACCATTACGTACAAGGGACATCCTTGATGGTGATCAATCTTGATCGTTGTACACGCTGTGATGATTGCGTACGAGCGTGTGCCTCAGCACATGACAATAACCCTCGTTTTGTTCGTCATGGCCCCATACTCAATCAATACATGATTCCCAACGCCTGTCTGCACTGTGTTGACCCCATCTGCATGATTGAATGTCCTACCGCTGCGATTCAACGTGATCTCGATCATGGTGATATCGTCATCAATGAGCAAACCTGTATTGGCTGTGCTCAGTGTGCAAGCAACTGTCCTTTTGATGCCATTCGTATGGTTGATATTCGAGATTCAAAAGGCGAGATCATTGTCGATTCCAAGTCTCACGTCCCACTCACACAGGCTACAAAGTGTGATCTTTGTATTGACCAGAAAAGTGGCCCTGCGTGTGAGCGTGCTTGTCCTCATGATGCTCTGTTCCGTGTTGACATGCATGATGCATCCAAAGTGGAGGAGGTCTTTTCGCCATGAGGAATCTTCTCTTCCAGCAAAGATTTACCGTCGCTGCGTTTGCAATTCTCTCTTTACTCATGATTGCAGGCTATTCTCTCTTTTCTATCACACTCTCAAAAACATCATTTGCCAGCGGAACAATGTTGTTGATCTGTATCTTTATTCTGGCAAGCTATCAGTTACGTAAAACATTCTCGTTTCTATCAATTGGAAGTACCTCTGCCTGGCTTCAGTTTCATATCTTCATCGGACTCTTCTCCTGTTTACTGTTTGCCCTTCATATAAAATTTCGGATTCCCAATGGCTTTTTTGAAACGCTCCTGTTCTTTTCATACCTGACTGTGTTTCTCAGTGGTGTCATCGGATGGTTTTTATCACGTAGCGTACCGTACCGACTCTCATCTCGTGGAGAAGAAGTCATTTTCGAACGCATTCCAATCCATCGACGTAACATACTCGATAAAGTTGAATCATTGGTATTTGACAATCAAGATTCCGCTGCCAGTAAAGCGATTCCTGATTTCTATCAGAAACATTTACAAGCATTTTTTGCAGGTCCCAGTAATCTGATGCGACACATATTGCATTCAGAACGCCATCGACATCACTTATCGCAAAAGATCACGGCGATGAAACCGTTTCTCAATGAGCAGGAACAAATCACAATGCAGCAAATCGTCGAACTGATTCAGCAAAAAGATGATCTCGACTACCAATATGCACTACAAGCGTTACTAAAGCTATGGCTCTTCGTGCATGTGCCATTAACATACTCACTGATTCTCTTTGCATTGTTTCATACCATCGCTGTTTGTGCCTTTGCGAGTACGAGTGGATGACTGAACCGTTACAATCATTCGACTGGAAGAGCAGCAATTATGAACGCCCCAAGGATGGATGGGTTTGTGGGCGTGTCTGTGAGTCAGGCGCGCCTTGCCGGCTCGGTCCCAGTAGTAAAGGTGAATGTCAATTACAAAGCCGTTGCCAACCAGCGGAGAAGGGAGGGCGATATACTTGTACGCGTTCTGTAGTGAATGGCGGTAAGTGTAAAGAAGGCCCCGCTGCTGATGGAACCTGCTGTCAGCCTGAGTCAGACTGCCAGCCGCGACGCAGTCTGCTTGCAAAACGCCGCCTCCTGGGAATTTTCGCAGCGATGATTGCCGGGACATTGTGTCTCATTTCTTTCAACCGCTTCACGGCATCGACTCTACTGACTCCCGGAAAAGTCACCAAATCACATGCCAATCTTGAATCAAATTGTAGTGCCTGCCATACAGCTGCAGAAGGAGGACTCACAACCTGGATTCATACTGCGTTTGACGGAGAAGCAGCACTGAAAGATTCAGCGCTTTGCTTGAAATGCCATACCGAAATGGGTGAGAATGCCCTCTTTGTACATGGAGTCTCGACAGACCGATTAACTGAGATCACAGAACAGATTCAAGCAAAGAGTGAGATTACATCAACACCGTTCGCCTTGAAGTTTGCTGCGTTCACGGGACACCCTGCGACAAACCATCAACTTGCCTGTTCCACCTGTCATCGCGAACATCATGGCAGAGAATCAAGTCTCACACATTTAACGGACCTTCAATGTCAGACATGTCATACCAGGCAATTTGAAAGTTTCGAACACGGTCATCCCTCTTTAGAAGACTATCCTTACGAACGCCGATCACGGATATATTTTGATCATGCGGCACACCTTAATCGTTATTTTGTGAAAGACGAGTTTAAGCGCACGATGCCAAATGGGCAAAAGCCAGCCTCTTGTCGTTCTTGTCATACTCCCGATGCCACAGGTCGCATCATGCTGACGGGGAGCTTTGAAAAGACCTGTGCCAGTTGCCATGAACCTCAAATTGAAGATGTTGAATTTCCAGGCGTTCCATTTTTTGCGATCCCTGTCATCGCTCCCTCCATGATCCAGGGTCAGGGAGAGTGGCCGAACACTCAGGGGACCTTCCAGACCGCCAAGTTACCACAGTTCATGGAATTACTGCTTGCAAATGATCCTCAATATCAAAATGCCATCGAACAACTGGGAGATCTCGATTACCGCAAACTAAATAATACGATACCGGAACATCACGCTGCTGTAGCAGAAATTGCCTGGGCAATTAAAAAATTGCTGTATGACATTACCAATCAAGGTGAAGCGGCATTAAAGCAACGTCTGAAAAACAGAGCGCCAGAATACTTAAACCTCAGCCCTTCGATTATTTCCACGTTATCCCAGGCTCAGCAAATCTGGTTTCCAAATCTGTCTACGGAAATGAAAAACCATCTGGAGAAAAAACCAATCCTGAATGAGCCAAAGGAACAAAATCAAGAACAGCCGTGCACATTACCGGTCAACAAAACGAATGGCTGGCATCTTTCAGAAGCAGATTTTACAATTCGCTATCGCCCCATTGGACATGCTGATCCGCTCATTAAAGGCTGGTTAGATCAAGTCATACAAACGAAAACAGAGTCATTAGATGATTCGAACATGTGGCGTATTTTCTCAAACCCGACTGCTTCCGGAACGGAAGCATCAAATGGCGCGCTGGCGTCAGGTCGCTGCCTTCTCTGCCACTCTGTTGATGAAAATCGGGAAAACGGAACTTCGACAATCAATTGGCTGCCTTTCCGGTCGCATCAATCTGAAGAACAATTCACAAGATTCTCTCATGCACCACATCTTATCACAGATCAAAAAAACAACTGTGTTCGTTGCCATCAGTTTGAGAAGTCTGTAAAAGAGGAACTCCAGACTTTGCAGAGTGATTATTTCACCCGCAATCAAACCAATTTATTCTGGCAGATCAATCGTAATAGCCGGCAAACCTGTACCAGTGGCTTCCAGCCCATCAGTCGACAAACATGTGTTACTTGTCATAATAAAACAACGGCGACACAAAGTTGTTTGAAATGTCATAAATACCATACTCATGATCTCACAGTCACATCAGACTAGAACTTAACACGACAAATCATAATCCGGACAAGGATGTTGAAGGACAATGAGCAACTCTATTTTCTCACCGGGTTCCACACCAGAGACAGTAAAATCTGCTGACGGCAAAGAGGTATCGCCCCCTAAAGGCTGGAATTTACTGCCTCCCGGTGATGCCGCATTGACTCGCCGTGTGAAAGCAGCAGGTGACCACTGGGTCGTTCAGGAGAAGAAGGGCAGAAAAGTCTTCTCTCACGGAGTTTGGGCACCAGCTAGCACTATTAATCAAATTCGCGAAGCATTAGAAGCAGAACGTTCAACAGAACAGTATGCCAAACGTAAAGCCGCAAGCGCCCGCCGACGAGAGAAAATTCAAACGGAATACGTCGATGATTTCTTTCGTGCCGTCTGCACATTTCTTGATTTTCATCCCGATTATAAAGACTTAGCACATCAAATGGCACATGCTATCACCCAACATGCAACGCCCGTCGGAAGTGGTACGGTTGCTCGAACCAAGAGAATCCCGGTTGAGCAGCGAGCTGAAGCAGCCGTCATCGCCTGGATGCGGCACCAGACCACTGCCTACGACATGATGACAATTCCAAGAGTCAATGGGAAACGGCGCGAAATAAGGCGCATGCTGGCGCAACGCTCCAACGAGTTATTGAATCAATATCGTCGAGGTGAATGCGTTTCAGCAGATTGTCCACTTCAACAAGCGATGGCTCAAACATTGGCACAAGAGGAATCGGCATGAAAAACGGACGTTACCAACATTATAAAGGCAACGAATATATTGTGATTGACGTAGCGCGTCACAGTGAGACCGAAGAAGAACTGGTTGTCTATCGACAAGACTATGGCGAGCGAGGACTCTGGGTTCGACCAAAAGAAATGTTTTTGGAAATGGTTGATGTGGAGGGGGAGCAGATCCCTCGTTTTCGGTTTGTTGGACCTGAAGCAGAATCTCATTGACTCTCTTCAGAGGCGATTATTCACCCTCTGCCCAAACCCGAATGGCTCCATCTGGCTCGACTTCGACGTGAACCACATTCGGATGGCAGCAGACCGGACAATCTTCAACATACTCTTGAACGGCTCCCGCCGACATATCGATGGGAATGACGATTTCTTCACCACAGGCATCACAAAGATAAGCTGCTTCTTCCTGCATGGTTTGTCGATCTAATTCTTAACTGAAAGCTGTTTTTTAACGCTACTAGTTACATAAGTGCTGTTTTTTATCACATCTGGCGAACCATTCTATCCCTCAATGTCTCTCTCTGCTAGAATGAAAATAATGACATTTTAACGGACCGACCTAGAGATCGATCAGAGTCGATATATACACCTCACCGGAGAATCGCCAAATGGCTAAGAATAAACAACAAAAAAAAAAGGAGCGCGAACGACGCGTCGCCAAGAAGAAGCTCGCCGCGAGTGCCAAAAAACGCACTCAGGAAAAGTCAACCAGTGAGTCTCAAAAGGGCGTTCTAGACAGATCCAGCCTCATGAAGGCGGCAGTCCCAAAGCCTGACCGTGTTGTGACAAACAAAAAGAGTACGTTCACTCAACGTCGCACTGGCGGTTGAAGCAACGCCACCATTTTTTCAGAACAGACTGGCAGCCTTAGCGACAGCATCAGCCACTTGAGGTGCGACACTCCGATCTAACGGATCGGGTAAGACGCGGTCTGGAGTCGGATCAGTCGTCGCGTCAGCCAGGGCATGCGCCGCAGCAATTTTCATTTCTTCCGTAATCGCAGGAGCGCAAGCATCCAAAGCACCTCGAAAAATTCCCGGAAACGCCAGGACATTATTGATCTGGTTGGGAAAATCACTGCGTCCGGTTCCCACCACGGCTGCACCACCTTGTTTCGCGTCTTCGGGCATAATCTCAGGAATAGGGTTAGCCATCGCCAACACAATCGAATCTTTTGCCATTTTTGAAACGTCATCGACTGAAAGTAAGTTCCCTTTGCTCACGCCGATGAACACATCTGCTCCCACAAGCATTTCCTGTAGTGTCCCCACTCGATCCTTGCGATTCGTATACCGCAACAATTCCTGTTTGTATTCTGCGAGATCAGAACGGTCTTTATGAATTGCCCCCTTTGAATCACACACAACAACATCGTTGACCGACACACAGACTTCTGTACTATGACCAACACATCGCAAGAGACGCGCGATTGCCGTCCCCGCAGCACCAGCTCCATTAATGACGACTTTCAGTTTTGTGAGATCGCGATCTAATACTTTCGCAGCGTTGATCAATGCCGCGAGAAGTACAATCGCCGTTCCGTGCTGATCATCATGAAAAACGGGAATGCCGATCTCCTGTAACCGCCTTTCGATCTCGAAGCACCGGGGAGCCGAGAAATCTTCGAGATTGATTCCACCAAAAACGGGAGCGATTTGTTTGACTGTCGTCACAATTTCGTCAACATGCTGCGTATCTAAACAGATTGGCCAGGCATCGATGTTGGCGAACTCTTTGAATAACAGTGCCTTACCTTCCATAACCGGAATTGCTGCATGCGGACCAATATTTCCCAGCCCGAGTACTGCAGAGCCGTCACTCACTACGGCAACACTATTATGCTTGATCGTCAGCTCGCGCGACTTGCTTTGATCCTTTGCAATGACCTCACATGGTCGTGCGACACCCGGTGTATAAGCCAATGATAAATCATCGCGGTTGCTGATCGGCATCTTTCCCATGACACCAATTTTTCCACGTAACTGTTCATGAACAATAAGACTCCGCTCAAAAAAGTCCGTCATAATTTTAAGAGTTCCTTCAGTTGTTTATACGGCACCGTAAGCGAGCATGGCTTCTGCCACTTTGACAAACCCGGCAATGTTTGCACCATCTACATAGTTGACGATCTCTGACTTCGCTTTGCTGCCATATGTGACACACTGTGCATGAATTTCACGCATAATTGTCTTGAGGCGTTCATCAACTTCTTCACGACTCCAAGAAAGTCTCAAGGCATTCTGACTTTGTTCTAATCCTGATACGGCGACCCCTCCCGCATTCGCAGCTTTAGCTGGAGCATAAAGGATTCCCGCTTTCACAAACGCATGAACCCCCTCTAACTCGGTTGGCATGTTCGCCCCTTCACAAACAGCCTTGACACCATTGGCAAGGAGAGTGCGTGCTTCATCACCACTCACTTCATTCTGCGTGGCACAAGGCATCGCCACATCAACGGGTACACTCCATGGACGTTTTCCTTCGTGAAAACTGGCCGACTTGAATTTCTCTGCATATTCATTTATTCGCCCCCGTCGAACTTCTTTAAGATCTTTAACGAAGGCGATCTTTTCCGCATCAATTCCATCAGGATCGTGAATAAACCCTGACGAATCCGAAAGCGTGAGTACTTTTGCTCCTAACTCAACAGACTTCTCTGCAGCATAAATCGCGACATTACCCGAACCTGAAATCCCCACAGTCTTTCCACGAATGCTCTCGCCGACATGGTTAAACATGTCCTCACAAAAATAGACACAACCATATCCTGTCGCTTCCGTTCGAACCAGACTACCACCAAAGGCAAGTCCTTTACCGGTAAGTGTTCCTACAAATCGATTTTCGAGGCGTTTATACTGACCAAACAAGTAACTAATTTCTCGCGCTCCCACTCCAATATCACCCGCAGGAACGTCTGTGTCTTCGCCAATGTGCCGATGCAATTCCGTCATGAGTGATTGACAGAATCGCATCACTTCGTTGTTACTCTTTCCTTTAGGATTGAAATTCGAGCCTCCCTTGGCACCGCCCATTGGTAACCCGGTGAGACTGTTCTTGAAGGTCTGTTCAAAGCCCAAAAATTTAAGCACACTCTGCGTAACATTTGTGTGAAATCTCATCCCCCCCTTATAGGGGCCGATCGAATTGTTGAATTGCACACGCCACGCTCGGTTGGCCCGGATTCGATTTTGATCGTCTTCCCAGGTGACTCGAAAAATGACAATACGATCTGGTTCCGTCATTCGCTCCAATATTTGCGCTTCCTGGTATTGAGGGTGCTCCAGTACAAAGGGGACAACACTTTCTGCAAATTCACGAACCGCCTGATGAAACTCGGGCTCTCCCGGATTTCGTTTAACTAACCCTGACATAAAATCATCGACACTTTGACAGTTTTCTAATTCCATTTCACTGATCCTTTTGAGTATTTTATGCGGAGTTCGAAATGATTCCGAAAAATGGGACGGCTCAGAGTAGCACAACTTACAAAAGAAATCAAAAACAGATTCTTCTTGATAATAATCACTCTCCTCAGAATTTCTCATGAACGTTGCAGCAAAACTCAGATAGCCATGCTCACTCAATCGAGGAGAAACCTGTGAAACATGCGTCTCGTGTTCAAAAAACGAAATCATACTGAGGGATTCGCTGCAGAATGGACCAGGAGCAGTCTGGTTTTGAACGTGACAAATGGAGATTGGCAGGCCAACCATAGTATTCTGCATTCTCAGAAGAACAATTTCTTTGCAATAGATTTAGTAATTTGAGTTTGAGTTGATTGGTCTTTTTCACTAGAGTTGTCGCAAGAATTGCTGTCCAAGAGACTAGTAGGGGCGAAAATCGAATTTTCAAAGTAGGTCCAGACAGAAGAAAACAAACAAAAACAGGGGATTTTCAATAAATTTGAAGGCGATCAACAGCGAATGAAAAAAACTGACATGTTTTTTGTAAGGAATCTGAGAGTATCCCGACATACTCATAGAACTCACTAAAAGCAGATGTTACATAGGGCCAAGCAGTCCCATTTCAGCAACGAGGAACCAGACCGATGACACAGGAACCAGAGCAACAGGCTTCATCAGGAATCGCAAAGAAACTGGTTGTCTTGCTAGTTGTCGCAGGTCTGATCGTCATCGCCTACACACAATTCGGCAGTGCGCTCACCCTGGAAAGCCTGGCACAGCAGGAATCTCAGCTGATAAGTTTCCAAAAAGAAAACCCCGTTCTGGTCTATGGTGTCGCCTTCTTGATCTATGTTTTGGTGACGGGGCTTTCCTTGCCAGGTGCGGCTGTTTTGACACTTGTGTTTGGCTGGTATTTTGGCCTGTTGCGAGGTTTTCTATTAGTCAGTTTCGCATCCACAGCCGGGGCAACGCTGGCCTTTTTATTAAGTCGGTTCCTGTTTCGCAATGCCATCCAGAAACGATTTGGTGAGCGGCTTGCCAGCTTCAATCAGGCCCTCGAAAAAGAAGGACCTTTTTTTCTCTTCACATTACGACTGATACCCGCAGTTCCTTTTTTTGTGATCAATGCCGTCATGGGTTTGACTCCCATCCGCACCATTACGTTCTGGTGGGTCAGTCAACTGGGCATGTTGGCGGGAACCTTCGTGTATGTGTATGCCGGCTCCAGCGTTCCCAATTTACAAACTCTCGCTGAAAAAGGGATCAACGCCGTCTTTACCCCAAGTCAACTTACCCAAATCATAGTGGCCTTTGTGCTGCTCGGCATTTTTCCTCTCATCGTCAGATTCACTATGAAATTTCTCAATCGATCAAAGGTGCAACCTGAAACTGAAAATGGTGCTGTAACATAAAATCAATCCCGAAGAAGAAATCATTCGATATGAGTACCACAACTTCCCAAAAGAGGAACATGATGAGCGAACACGAATTAGTCCAGCTTTTACCTAAAGATGAGCATAATCAACAACTCGAAGCGAACGTCCATCCGCCAGTCTGGACCAATCCTACACCAGCGGGTAGATACAACCTCGTTGTTATCGGAGCAGGAACAGCTGGTCTTGTCTCTGCCGCGGGTGCGGCAGGCTTGGGCGCACGTGTGGCATTAATCGAACGTGAGTTAATGGGGGGTGATTGTCTGAACGTAGGCTGCGTTCCCTCCAAAGGTGTGATTCGTGCTGCTCGCGTGGCTGCATCCGTTCGCGATGCCAAGCCGTTCGGTGTGAATGTTCCTGAAGGTACCGAGGTCGACTTTGGAAAAGCGATGGAACGCATGCGTCGTCTTCGCGCAAAAATTAGTCCCAATGATTCTGCAGATCGATTCAAGGACTTGGGTATCGATGTATTTTTCGGACAAGGGGCGTTCGTTGATGACAATACGATCACCGTTACACGCGCCGATGGTTCTGTATCACAACTGCAATTTAAGAAAGCAGTCATCGCCGCCGGAGCACGCGCCTCGGCTCCCCCGATTCCCGGTCTCGACTCAGTA
This window encodes:
- a CDS encoding adenylate/guanylate cyclase domain-containing protein — protein: MMHLIATGSRPGEKIEWDIPDSKTLLLGRSAENDFAVPWDSTISRMHAEFERHQRRLNIRCFPSVRNQIWFDNQYYSELSVSVGEKFQIGATEFQSVDRTPNSGILQILDDLDTDSDILTEFSLRTTDFRIEAVSKLVPTLWLCKDKDNLASQAAQILKDVMNHADVVAIIESDGEKKWSVVHWEQPVPGFRRVSIVRSLVRDVLKKNETAIEVEKNRTGAPLANGRWAFCTPVKTDANKKWCLYTCGRFGEESPSKAYLSTDDLQDDLNLVELVAQMLSAIRRVHELEDRFSGIQQFFSPAIIKMVSKDDAKHTLEPTETDTAVLFCDLRGFSHMTEQAGKNLHHFLGRLKNALGVMTQSISGQNGVIADFQGDSALGFWGWPLPLSKGAIPACLAALRIQRMFKISNSSKENELSGFEVGIGITRGQAIAGKIGTREQAKVGVFGPVVNLASRLEGMTKQIGVPILIDEPTASDVRNLLPETEGRCRHIGIFRPAGFETPFSIYELLPSEGKSSISNQNILDFEAAVEAFIDGDWERALDLLGHLPPKDRAKDFLLLQIACNNYKAPADWDGVISLEK
- a CDS encoding cytochrome c family protein; this translates as MNCTSCRIRRLKPINCLFLMMFVCLLLQIVVSTFSEEMYATESVAAANAESKQAKPQKIMGVTNADCKKCHPSEVATWMKTVHAQSPDMRLYKFEGNTKKYATAMGITSASLLADSMCADCHATKAVRDGKVKVISGVSCESCHGAAGGNDGWLNRHQSYHASMPIPRAEETAEHREARLKHCDEAGMIRSSNLYGLSKACMKCHIIGNEKLIAAGHKSASAFDFASWSSGELKHNFLVDKTKNADAPTLWMERTGGTAENRKRVKFVVGTLTQLEAALRQRADATNPAVIPQIAGTAAAANAKLSQINAFAPTPEVQKVTTLITPILGTLFVPQPSDKTTYSQAADQVAEQAKLFAKNHNGAKLAGLDTMINQLPPHFSQQYKEKYLKN
- a CDS encoding cyclic nucleotide-binding domain-containing protein, with amino-acid sequence MSDPSISRPRRWDKPFSLEVGSEGEMTDEIVDSLLQSPPFSQINPEGFKKSLPLREIMKNDSRIVGYDDGDIIVRRGDWGNSAFFVLSGTVRVDLERKQTSLPDEILGRRVSKVKTFFESIAQLWKNNKHPEVREIASVGNKPTFNTRISHGKTRIYLQEVSAVLDKYRTAKLETGHWFGELAALGRTSRVATVFSEGVSQLLEIRWQGIRDILRHDRNGSLKQYIEDVFRERALAAFLRTDPLFHDCEPELLQRIVDQVEFHSYGNYDSHKPFKELIKDGDNNTDAGEPVIIQEGDYPNGIVMIRSGLARISKRHYNGRRTVGYLSPGQIFGLDEIQAELESLTPVASRTRLSAIGHLNAVLVPTPLVEEILLDKESPQNIQSNKIPDTVRTADSHTVKLNDDILLSQLVDHHYVQGTSLMVINLDRCTRCDDCVRACASAHDNNPRFVRHGPILNQYMIPNACLHCVDPICMIECPTAAIQRDLDHGDIVINEQTCIGCAQCASNCPFDAIRMVDIRDSKGEIIVDSKSHVPLTQATKCDLCIDQKSGPACERACPHDALFRVDMHDASKVEEVFSP
- a CDS encoding DUF2293 domain-containing protein, with the protein product MSNSIFSPGSTPETVKSADGKEVSPPKGWNLLPPGDAALTRRVKAAGDHWVVQEKKGRKVFSHGVWAPASTINQIREALEAERSTEQYAKRKAASARRREKIQTEYVDDFFRAVCTFLDFHPDYKDLAHQMAHAITQHATPVGSGTVARTKRIPVEQRAEAAVIAWMRHQTTAYDMMTIPRVNGKRREIRRMLAQRSNELLNQYRRGECVSADCPLQQAMAQTLAQEESA
- a CDS encoding DUF1653 domain-containing protein; translation: MKNGRYQHYKGNEYIVIDVARHSETEEELVVYRQDYGERGLWVRPKEMFLEMVDVEGEQIPRFRFVGPEAESH
- a CDS encoding CPXCG motif-containing cysteine-rich protein, which gives rise to MQEEAAYLCDACGEEIVIPIDMSAGAVQEYVEDCPVCCHPNVVHVEVEPDGAIRVWAEGE